TTGGAAGGAGTACGAGCTTGAGGTCATGCGCGACAAGAAGGACAACTGCGTCATCATCTGTTCCATCGAGAACCTGGACCCCATGGGCGTCCACACGGGCGACTCGGTGACAGTGGCTCCGGCCCAGACCCTGACTGACGACGAGTACCAGAAGATGCGCGACGCCTCGCTGGCCATCATGCGCGAGATCGGGGTGGAAACAGGCGGTTCCAACGTCCAGTTCGCCCTCAACCCTGAAAACGGCGAGATGATCGTCATCGAGATGAACCCCAGGGTGTCGCGTTCTTCGGCCCTGGCCTCCAAGGCCACAGGCTTTCCCATCGCCAAGATCGCGGCCAAGCTTGCCGTGGGCTACACTCTGGACGAGATTCCCAACGACATCACCCGCGAGACCATGGCCTCCTTCGAACCGGCCATCGACTATTGCGTGATCAAGATACCGCGCTTCACCTTCGAGAAGTTTCCCGGCTCCGAAGACTATCTGACCACGGCCATGAAGTCGGTGGGCGAGACCATGGCCATTGGCCGCACCTTCAAGGAGGCGCTGCAAAAGGGGCTTCGGTCCCTTGAGACCGGCCACATCGGCCTTGGCAAGCGGTTTGAAACCTGTGACGTGGACAAGAACGAGCTTCTGCGCCTCCTGCGCCGCCCCAATTCCCAGCGCATTTACGCCCTGCGCAACGCGCTGCGTTGCGGCATGACTGTGGAGGAGGTCTTTGAGGCCACCGCTATCGATCCGTGGTTCCTGCGCCAGATCGAGGACATCCTGATCATGGAGCGCTCCCTGATCGAGTTCGGCCTGAAGCAGGGCGTGGACGCCGCCAGCGAGGGCATGGCCGAGATGCTGCGCACTGCCAAGGAATACGGCTATTCCGATGCGCAGCTGGCCGCCATGTGGCATACCGGCGAGGATGCCGTCCGGGCCATGCGCAAGGAGCTTGGCATTGTCCCGACCTATTATCTCGTGGACACTTGCGCCGCGGAATTCGAAGCGTACACCCCGTACTACTACTCTACCTTCGAGACCGGGGCGGAAAACGTCCGCGACGAGGTCAAGAAGGTTGTCATCCTTGGCGGCGGTCCAAACCGCATCGGCCAGGGCATCGAGTTCGACTATTGCTGCTGCCATTCCTCCTTCACCTTGAAGGAGATGGGTGTGCAGTCCATCATGGTCAACTCCAACCCCGAGACCGTGTCCACGGACTATGATACCTCGGACAAGCTCTACTTCGAGCCGCTGACCTTCGAGGATGTCATGAATATCATCGACTTCGAGAAGCCCGACGGCGTCATCGTCCAGTTCGGCGGGCAGACGCCGCTCAACCTGGCGCTTCGGTTGATGAAGGCCGGTGTACCGCTCATCGGCACCAGCCCGGATGCCATCGACCGGGCCGAGGATCGCGAGCGTTTCAAGCAGTTCCTGAACAAGCTGCACCTCAAGCAGCCGCCAAACGGCACGGCCATGAGCATGACCGAGGCCAAGGAAATCGCCCAAGGCCTCGGTTTTCCGCTGGTGCTGCGCCCCTCCTATGTTCTGGGCGGCCGGGGCATGGACATTGTCTACTCCATGGATGAATTCGAGGCGTATTTCCGCGAGTCGGCCCGTGTCTCTCCCGAGCATCCCACCCTCATCGACAAATTCCTTGAATACGCCATTGAGGTGGATGTGGACGCCCTGGCCGACGGCGAGGATGTCTACATCGGGGGGGTCATGGAGCATATTGAGGAGGCGGGCATCCATTCCGGGGATTCGGCCTCGGTGTTGCCTCCCTATAGCCTGAGCGCAGAGGTCATTCGCGACATCGAGCGGCAGACCGTGGCCATGGCCCGCGAGCTCGGCGTGGTCGGGCTGATGAATGTCCAGTTCGCCGTCAAGGACGGCGAGGTATACATCATCGAGGTCAACCCCCGCGCGTCGCGCACCGTCCCCTTTGTCTCCAAGGCTACCGGCGTGCCTCTTGCCAAACTGGCCACCCGGGTCATGCTCGGAGAGAAGCTCAAGGATCTCAAGCCCTGGAACATGCGTAAGAAGGGGCACGTCTCGGTCAAGGAGTCTGTTTTTCCCTTCAACCGCTTCCCCAACGTGGATGTGCTGCTCGGCCCGGAGATGCGTTCCACCGGAGAAGTCATGGGCATTGATCCGAGCTTCGGGCTGGCCTACATGAAGGCGCAGCTGGCAGCCGGGCAGAGGTTGCCCACCTCGGGTACGGTTTTCATCTCCGTCAATGACTGGGACAAGGCCAAACTGGTGCTGGCGGCCAGGGATTTCGCCGACATGGGATTCCGGGTCATGGCTACCGGCGGCACGGCCGATTATTTCGCGGAGAAGGGCGTGCCCGTCACCAAGGTGAACAAGGTCCATGAAGGACAGCGGCCACATGTGGTGGATCACATCAAGAACGGCGAAATCGATCTGGTCATCAACACCCCTTCGGGCAAGAAGACCGTGGGCGACGCCCGGATCATCCGCCAGAACACGCTACTCTACAACATTCCCTACACCACTACGGTGTCGGGTGCCAGGGCCATCGCCCAGGCCATTCTTGAAATGCGGCAGACCGGGCTCAAGGTCGAAAGCCTGCAAACGTATTACGGCGGCTAGCCGCCGTCCAGAGAAGGCACATGAAAAAAGAGTATTGCGGGCTTTTCGGAGTATACGGCCACAAGGAGGCCGCCAGGATGACCTACTTCGGCCTGTATGCCTTGCAGCATCGCGGGCAGGAGTCGGCAGGCATCGTCACCTGGGACGGCGAAAAGATCCGCGAGCAGAAGGGCATGGGGCTGGTGGCCGAGGTCTTCAACGAGCGGCACCTGGGCAAGGAGCTCAAGGGCGACATCGCCATGGGGCATATCCGCTATTCCACCACCGGGGCCTCGCTGATCCGTAACGCCCAGCCCTTCATTGTCCGCCATGGCGACCTGCGTCTGGCCGTGGCCCACAACGGCAACTTGGTCAACACCTATGAGCTGCGCACTGAGCTTGAGCGTAACGGGTCCATTTTTCAGACCACCATGGATACCGAGGTCTTCGCGCACCTGATCATCAAGTATCTGCGCGAGACCGACACCATTGAGCAGGCCATCGTCATGGCCTGCGCCAGGGTGCGCGGCGCATACTCCATGCTCATCCTGGCCAACGACAAGCTCATCGCCCTCAAGGACCCCAACGGCGTCCGGCCCCTCGGTCTGGGCCGGGTGGGTGATCGCTACGTCATTGCGACAGAGACCTGCGCCTTTGACCTGATCGAGGCCGAGTACCTGCGCCCCATCGAACCGGGCGAAATGGTGACCATTCACAAGAACAAGCTGACCTCCTGCCGCTTCAACGACACCGAGCCCAGGCGTCAGTGCATCTTCGAGCTGATCTATTTTGCCCGGCCCGATTCCCACATCTTCGGCGATGTGGTCTACGAGCGGCGCAAGGCCATGGGGGTGATGCTGGCCAGAGAGGCCCCGGTGGACGCGGACTTTGTCATGCCGTTCCCTGATTCGGGCAACTACGCGGCCGTGGGCTATTCCCAGGAGTCGGGTCTGCCGTTGGAACTGGCCATGATCCGCAACCATTATGTGGGGCGCACCTTCATCCAGCCCTCGCAGGACATGCGCGATTTCTCGGTGCGGGTGAAGCTCAACCCGGTCAAGAGCATGGTCCAGGGCAAGCGGATCATCATCATTGAGGATTCCATCGTCCGCGGGACCACCATCCGGGCCAGAGTCCGCAAGCTGCGCGAACTGGGCGCCCGCGAGATTCATCTGCGTGTGAGCTGCCCGGCCATCCGGTTTCCCTGTTTCTACGGCATCGACTTTTCGTCCAAGGGCGAACTGATCGCGGCCAACCATTCGGTGGAGGACATCGCCCGGTTCATGGGGCTCGACTCCCTGCACTACCTGACGATTCCGGGCCTGCTCGATTCGGTGACAGATGACGACGCATGGTGTTTGGCCTGTTTTGACGGCAACTATCCCATTCCCCTGTCCGATATGATGGGCAAGGGCTGCCTGGAGGCAATCCCGGGCATCGTCAAGGAATTTTGCTGAAACGGAGTGCGATCATGACCGCAAGATCCGACGGAACCGATTGGCTTGCGCTGGCCCGCGAGGTGCTCGACATCGAGATCGAGGGGTTGCGAGCCGTTTCCGGGCAGCTGGGTGGGGGATTCGTGCGCGCCCTGACGGCCATGGCCGAGTGCCGGGGCCGTGTGGTCATCACCGGCATAGGCAAGTCCGGGTTGGTGGGGCGCAAGATTGCCGCCACCCTGTCGAGTACGGGAACTCCCGCCTTTTTCCTGCATCCGGTGGAGGGAGCCCATGGCGACATGGGCATGATCAGGGAGGAGGATGTGGTCCTTGCCCTGTCCAACTCCGGCGGCAGCGACGAGGTCAACGCCATCATTCCCACCTTGCGCACCCTGGGGGCCACGGTCATCGCCATGACCGGGAACACCGCCTCGGCCATGGCCCAGCTGGCGGACATCACCATTGAAGTCCATGTGCCGAGAGAGGCGTGTCGCATGGGGCTTGCCCCCACATCAAGCACCACGGCGCACCTTGCCGTGGGCGATGCCCTGGCCGTCTGCCTCATGGAGTGGAAGTCCTTTGGCAAGGAGGATTTCCGAAAGTATCATCCGGGCGGTTCCTTGGGGCAACGGCTGGCCATGTGCGTGGACCAGCTCATGCACACCGACTCCCTTCCCGTGGTGGACGATGGAGCGACAGTGGGGCGGGCCGTGGATGTGCTCAATTCGGGCGGTCTCGGCCTCGTGGCCATCATTGACGGCGGCGAAAGGCTGCTGGGCGTGTTCACTGACGGCGATGTGCGTCGGCTGGTCTGCGCGGGCGGCCTGGACATGGACCGGCCCGTGGCCCGTGTCATGACCGCCTCGCCGCGCCGGGCAGTGGCGGGCGAGTCTTCGGCCCATGTCCTTGATGTCATGGAGCAGCACCAGATTACCGTGCTCCCTGTGGTCAGCGAGGACGGTCGGCTGGCGGGCATGGTCCACCTTCACGATCTGCTGGGCAAAGGGGCGCTGCGGTTCTCGGGAACGGCCGGTCGCATTGCGGAGCCTGCGGGAAGGTCATGACCCGAATACGGTCCGACGCTTCCGATACCTGCCGCCGCTGTTCGCTGCAAGGCCCCACATGTTGCCGTATGACGGCGGGCCAGGAGGAGTTCTGTTTCCCGGTTTCCCAGATGGAGAAAGACCGGGTCCGCGACCATGCGCCCTTTACCGGAGGCTTTGTTCTCGCCCCGAATTCGGCGGCCTTCATCGACAATGTCCGCCGACTGTTTCCGGGGGAGGACGCCTTGATCCTGGCACTCTTTCCGCCTGCAGGAGAGCACTATCGCCTGACGGTGGACACCATGGGCGCTTGCCGCTTTCTGGGTCCCGAAGGGTGCGAGATCCCCTATGAGGCCCGGCCATACTACTGCCGCCTGTATCCTTTTTGGGTGGTGGGGCGCGAAGTGACCTTCTTCGACTCCGCCACCTGCCTCGCACGGCGAGAGGAGCGGACGCTGTCGCGAATGCTCAAATGCTTTGATACCAACAAGGCTTCGGTCACGGACCTTTACGGAAGGCTTCGTCTGGCCTGGGGCCTGCCGCCTGCGCGTGGTGCACACAAGGTCAACAAAGGTTTTTGATACCCATGAAAGTGCTCAAGATTTTTCTCGTATTTCTTTTGGTCTGCCTGCTCGCCGGGGTGGGAGCTGCCTTTGGCCTGTACCACTGGGCGTCCAGGGATTTGCCCGGCTTCAGGAACATCGCCGACTACAAACCGCCGCTGGTGACCACGGTTTACGGCGCTAACGACGAGGTTCTCGGGTATTTCTATAGGGAGAAGCGGTTCCTGATAACCCTGGACCAGATGACTCCGTGGCTGCCCAAGGCGTTTCTGGCCGCCGAGGATTCGAGCTTCTATCAGCACGACGGCGTGGACATGACGGCCATCCTGCGGGCTTTCCTGGCCAACGTCAAGGCGGGGCGCACCAAGCAGGGCGGCTCCACCATCACCCAGCAGATCATTAAACGGCTGCTCCTGACCCCGGAGCGAAGCTACACGCGCAAGCTCAAGGAGGCGATCCTTGCCTTCCGGCTGGAAAACTACCTGACCAAGGAAGAGATACTGACCATTTATCTCAACCAGATATTTCTCGGAGCCAATTCCTACGGCGTTGAGGCCGCCTCGCGCACCTATTTCGCCCGTCACGCCACGGACCTGACCCTGGCCCAGGCAGCCATGCTGGCCGGCCTGCCCCAGGCTCCGAGTCGTTACAACCCCTATCAGAACTTCGAGCTGGCCAAGCAGCGCCAGCGCTACGTCCTTGATCAGCTCCTCTCGCTTCGCTGGATCACCCGCGAGCAGTTCGACGAGGCCATGGCCGAGGAAATCGAGCTGGTCAGCATGGATGATCCGTCCTGGCGGGTCGGGGCGTACTATCTTGAGGAGGTGCGTCGCTGGCTGGTGGACCGCTACGGTGAAGACGAGACCTACACCGCTGGTCTGACCGTAACCACCCCCTGCAATCTCAAGCATCAGGCCGCTGCCGAAAAGGCGCTACGGCGGGGGCTGCTGGATTCGGCTCAGCGGCGCGGATGGACAGGGCCTGTCGAGACCATCAGCCCGGGCGATGTGGGCCGGGTGCTTGACGAAGGGCCGCAGACGGTGGACCCCATCGGGGACAAGTCCTCGCCCTTCAAGGCCTGGGTGGCCCAGGTGGACAAGGACAGGGCTTCTGTTCGCTTCGGCAGATTCCATGGCGTTATTCCGCTCAAGGCCATGTGGTGGGTGCGCGAGCCCGACGTGCGCAAGAGCCATGAGGACGTACCCGCCCCGAGCGATGCCCGCCGGGTGCTCAAGGAGGGCGACGTGGTCTGGGTCACCGTGGCCAAGGCGCCCGAATCGCCCCAGGGCGTGTGGACACTTGACCTGGAGCGCGAACCCGTTGTGGAGGGCGCCCTGGTCTCCATGACGCCTGAGAGCGGCGAGGTGCTGGCCCTGGTGGGTGGTTATTCCTTTGGCCGCAGCCAGTTCAACCGCGCCACCCAGGCCAGACGCCAGCCCGGCTCGGCCTTTAAGCCCGTCGTTTATTCGGCGGCCATGGACGCCGGGTTCACACCCGCTTCCATGGTCCTCGACGCCCCTATCGTCTATGCCGACGATGCCCTGGGCAAGCTGTGGCGGCCCGAAAACTTCGAGGGCACCTACGAGGGGCCGACCCTGTTGCGTACCGCCCTGGTCAAGTCCAAGAACCTAGTCACCATTCGCGTGGCCCAGCGTATCGGCCTCCGGGCCATCATTGAGCGGGCGCGGGCCATGGGCCTTGAGAGCGACTTCCCCCCGGACCTCTCGGTGTCGTTGGGTTCGTCCGTGGTCACGTTGATGAATCTGTGCGAGGCGTACAGCGCCTTTGCTCGAGGCGGCTCGTACGTCAAGCCGCGCACCGTGCTCTCGGTCCGTTCGGCCTGGGGCGAGGAATTGTTCACTTCGGTGCCCGAGGTAGTGGATGCCATCAGCCCGCAAACAGCCTACATCATGACCAGCCTGATGAAGGAAGTCGTGCGCGACGGTACAGGCTGGCGGGCACGAGTGCTCAACCGTCCCGTGGCGGCCAAGACCGGCACCTCCAACGACGAAAACGACGCCTGGTTCATGGGCTTCACTCCCTATTTGCTCACGGGCGTGTACGTCGGCTTTGACGAGATGCGTCCCATGGGCAAGTGGGAGACGGGAGCGCGGGCGGCCAGTCCCCTGTGGGTGGACTATCGCAAACAGGTGGAGGAGGATTATCCCTATCAGGACTTCCCGGAACCGCCGGGAGTTGTTATGGTCCGGGTGGACGGGGCCACTGGGCGGCTTGCCTCATCCGGCTCGGGAACGCAGTATTTCCTGCCGTTCAAGGTGGGCACCGAGCCAACCCAGGCCGCCGCGTCCGGCGGAGCGGCCGAGGACGCGGGCGGCTCGGCCGACGATCTCTTCAAGCAGATGTTCTGACAAGGATGGCACCATGGAACTCGATATCTATCAGGTGGACGCCTTTGCCGAAGAGGTCTTCAGCGGCAATCCGGCGGCGGTGGTGCCGCTCTTCGAGTGGCTGAGCGATGGGTTGATGCAGAAGATCGCCCAGGAATGCGGCCAGTCCGAGACCGCCTTCTTCGTGCGCCGGGGCGAATACTTCGAGCTTCGCTGGTTCACCCCGGAATATGAAATAGACCTGTGCGGCCACGCCACCCTGGCCAGCGCCCATGTGCTTTACGAGTTCCTTGACTACGCCGATCCGGTGGTGGTTTTCGAGACCAAGAGCGGACGGCTTTTTGTGGACCGGGAGGCGGGTCTGTATTCCATGGATTTCCCGGCCTGGAGCGTCCGGCCCATTCAGGTGACAGAGAGGGTCGCCAAGGCCCTGGGTGCCCGTCCCGCCGAGCTCTTCATGGGCGAGCGCGACATGATGGCCGTGTTCGAGTCCGAGGAGGAGATACGTGCCCTTGAGCCGGACTTCCGCCTTGTCTCCAAGCTGGACGGCCTGTGCATGATCTGCACCGCGCCCGGCCTGGACTACGATTTCGTTTCCCGCACCTTTGTTCCGCTCACCGGGGTGCCTGAAGATCCAGTTACCGGCTCGGCCCACTGCACCCTGGTGCCTTTCTGGGCCAAGCGGTTGGGTCGCTCGTCCCTGCGAGCCCGGCAGGTGTCCGCTCGCGGCGGAGTGCTCGTCTGCGAGGACATGGGGGACCGCGTCAAGATCGCGGGCCACGCCGTGACCTTCATGCGCGGGACCATCATACTCTGATTTTCCGGTATTTGATGCCGAGCAGGAGAGAGGCCGGGGAGAGATTACCCGGCCTCTTGTCTTGCGCATGAACCGTTACAGCAGTTGCAGTTTCCAGTTGAAGGTGCTGGTGCGTCGCGGTTTGGGGACATCCTTGGGCCAGTCCTCAAGCATGGTGACGAAGGTCTTGAAGCCCGCCCTGTCCAGGGTGCGGTATTCATCGCCCAGGTCCAGCTCCCAGGCCGGGAAGAGCCAGTTGGTCTGCCCGTATTTGCGTACGAAGAGCACTTCGTGCATGGGGCTTTTGACGGGCGAATCGAACCGGACCGAATTGGCCAGGAAACGCGACAGGCCAAAGGGCCACATGCCCCTGATGACCGCGCCCAGGGGGAGCGGAGTGTTCCGCGCCAGTTCGAGCATGTCCTCGCCCGAGAGTTCCGGGCTGACTATGGCCGAGGAGCAGCCCAAGTCCTTGAGGGTCTGGAGGGCGAAGCGGTTGGCTGCGTTGCAGAAGGGACCGGCCACCAGGGCGACTCTCTTGCGGTCCGTGAAGTAGGCAGCCTGCCAGGGCGCGTTGATGACGAACTCGCGGGCACCGTTCTTGACCGCTTCCTTGATCAGGGCACGGTATTTCTTGTCCTCGTCGGGCCAGATGACCGGAGGCAGCCACCACTGGACGCGGCCGGTCAGGCCTCGGGCCACCTTGCCCAGAGAGGCGCGCTCGAGCCAGTAGGCTGCCCGGCCGTTGATGCGGCTTCGAGGAGGCAGCCGATAGAGGGAGACGTTCTCCGGCTTGACCTTGGCCCGCACTGCGTTTTTCGGCCACTTGGGCACAAACTTCGGCTCGCTGGTCTCAGGGGCTGGGAACAGGGCCAATTCGGCCTCCAGCCCCTTGATCAGTTTGACCAGCTCCGGTTCGCGCCGATCCACCAGGAAGACCTTGGTGCCGGATGGCAGGGGTGGTCCCTGGTGCTTGGCCGAGGTCGGGATGTCCATGCGGCCGCGTTTGGGCACGCGGCGGCGGATGGACAGGGTCCGGTGTCCGGGCTGGTCCTCATAGCCCACGCGCAGGAGATCGCCGGGATGCAGGTCCTCTCGGGGCTGGAAATAGAGCTTTTTCTGGTCGCGCTTGACCTCGCCCACGAGCCTGCCCGAGCTGGTCTCCCCGCCGGGCTGGATGGGCATGAAGGGACGCTGGGGCAGGAAGGTGGAGTGGCTGGTGGGTCGGCCCAGGGCCTGGTCGAGCAGGTCCGCGGCCGCCTTCTTGGCCTGGGCATCTCCCGGATTGTCGCGCAGCATCTGGTAGGCGCGCACCGTGTAGTAGACGTAGTGGGGGCCTTTCTTGCGGCCCTCGATCTTCCATGCCGTCACCCTGGGCATGTCCAGCAGCGGCTTGGTCAGCACGTCAAGGGAGAGATCGGTGCAGGAGAAGAGGCGCTCGGCGTCCTGCTTGCCTTGCTTGTAGAGGCGGCGGCAGGGCTGGACGCAACGGCCGCGCAGGCCGGACTTGCCGCCAAGGTAGCTGCTCCAGTAGCAGCGGCCGGAAACGCAGTGGCACAATGCGCCGTGGACGAAGATTTCAAGGTCCAGGCCCTTGGGACACGCCTCGGCCATGAGCTTGACCTCGTCGAGGTTCAGCTCTCGGGGAACCACCACGCGGTTGACGCCGAGCTTTTTCGCCACTTCGAGCCCGGCCGGATGGCTCAGGTTCGCCAGGGTCGAGAGGTGCAGCTCGCCCGAGAATCCGGCCTGGCGGGCCAGGGTGATCATGCCCAGATCCTGGACGATGAGGGCGTAGGGCTTGACGTATTTCTCAAGCCGCTCCACGAGCCTTCCTGCAGCCTCGGGATCGCCGGGCTTGACCAGGGTGTTCATGGCGACGTATGTGCGGGTTCCGCGGTCGCGGCCCAGGCTTGCCAGTTGCGCCAGCTCGCTGATAGAGAAGTTGGTGGCCTGCATGCGGGCCGAAAAGTGCTTGAGCCCCACGTACACGGCGTCCGCCCCGGCCGCCACCGCAGCGAGGAAGGACGGCGCATCCCCAGCGGGCGCCATGATTTCAGGTAAATGTTTCATACTCATAAGGGTGTCGCATGTCCTTGAGGGTCTGCCGGAATGTTACGGTATTGGAAGTGTCCCCGGTCGGTCAACGGAAAAGGCCCGACGAATTTTACGAGATACGCCTCTCCCTGCCAGACTGGGATGGGTGGAAGCCCGGCCAGTTCGTCATGGTCCGGCCCGCTTCCTGGGAGCTGGATATGCTCTGGGCGCGGCCCTTTTCCATCTCTTCGGCGGATGCGGACGGCCTGACCCTCTTCGTTCAGAAGGTGGGGCGCGGCACGGCCCGCATGGCTCGCCTCGCGCCGGGCGATCAGGTAGCCCTGTGGGGGCCGCTTGGCAACTCGTTCGCCGTGGAGCCCGACACGCCGACCCTGCTGCTTGCCGGGGGCATCGGCATCGCACCTTTTCGCGGTTATGTCGAGCGTCATCCGCACCCGGAGAACCTGCGGCTTTTCCTGGCCCATCGGCTGCCCCTGGAATGCTACCCCTATGACCTGCTCTCGAACCGGGTGGACTGCCGCTGCCTGCTCGAAGCCTGTCCCGCCGACCTCGACCTGATCATCGCCGCCCTGCGCGAGCAGATCGCCGAATACGCGGCCAAGGACGGCCTGATCCTCGCCTGCGGCCCGACCCCGTTCATGCGTACGGTCCAGACGTTTGCCGCCGAGCTGGGGGCGCGAGCCCAGGTTTCGCTGGAAAACCGCATGGCCTGCGGGGTGGGCGCCTGCCTGGGCTGCGTCGCGCCCGACGCCGAGGGGCATCATGTCCAGGTCTGTACACGCGGGCCGATCTTCTGGGCCGACAAGGTTCGTCTGTAGTCATTTCGAGGGGGTTTCATCCATGGATATGCACGTGAGCTTCGGAGGCTTAAGCCTCAAGAATCCGGTCATGACCGCCTCGGGCACCTTTGGCTCCGGGCTCGAATTCGCGCCCTACGGCGATCTCAGGCGGTTGGGAGGCATTGTGGCCAAGGGCATCTCCCTTGCTCCTCGCGAGGGCAACCCCATGCCGCGCATCGCCGAGACGCCGTGCGGCATGCTCAACGCCATCGGCATCCAGAATCCCGGGGTGGAGGATTTCGTCAGGCGGACACTGCCCTCGCTGCCCTGGCGCGACGTGGCCATCGTCGCCAATCTCTATGCCTGCGACGCCGCCGAGTTCGGCGAGCTGGCCGGGGTGCTGGCG
This genomic stretch from Pseudodesulfovibrio alkaliphilus harbors:
- a CDS encoding U32 family peptidase, producing MAPAGDAPSFLAAVAAGADAVYVGLKHFSARMQATNFSISELAQLASLGRDRGTRTYVAMNTLVKPGDPEAAGRLVERLEKYVKPYALIVQDLGMITLARQAGFSGELHLSTLANLSHPAGLEVAKKLGVNRVVVPRELNLDEVKLMAEACPKGLDLEIFVHGALCHCVSGRCYWSSYLGGKSGLRGRCVQPCRRLYKQGKQDAERLFSCTDLSLDVLTKPLLDMPRVTAWKIEGRKKGPHYVYYTVRAYQMLRDNPGDAQAKKAAADLLDQALGRPTSHSTFLPQRPFMPIQPGGETSSGRLVGEVKRDQKKLYFQPREDLHPGDLLRVGYEDQPGHRTLSIRRRVPKRGRMDIPTSAKHQGPPLPSGTKVFLVDRREPELVKLIKGLEAELALFPAPETSEPKFVPKWPKNAVRAKVKPENVSLYRLPPRSRINGRAAYWLERASLGKVARGLTGRVQWWLPPVIWPDEDKKYRALIKEAVKNGAREFVINAPWQAAYFTDRKRVALVAGPFCNAANRFALQTLKDLGCSSAIVSPELSGEDMLELARNTPLPLGAVIRGMWPFGLSRFLANSVRFDSPVKSPMHEVLFVRKYGQTNWLFPAWELDLGDEYRTLDRAGFKTFVTMLEDWPKDVPKPRRTSTFNWKLQLL
- a CDS encoding dihydroorotate dehydrogenase electron transfer subunit — its product is MSLRVCRNVTVLEVSPVGQRKRPDEFYEIRLSLPDWDGWKPGQFVMVRPASWELDMLWARPFSISSADADGLTLFVQKVGRGTARMARLAPGDQVALWGPLGNSFAVEPDTPTLLLAGGIGIAPFRGYVERHPHPENLRLFLAHRLPLECYPYDLLSNRVDCRCLLEACPADLDLIIAALREQIAEYAAKDGLILACGPTPFMRTVQTFAAELGARAQVSLENRMACGVGACLGCVAPDAEGHHVQVCTRGPIFWADKVRL